Proteins from one Cryptomeria japonica chromosome 4, Sugi_1.0, whole genome shotgun sequence genomic window:
- the LOC131079081 gene encoding probable inorganic phosphate transporter 1-3 has protein sequence MALKVLSALDRATTQLYHFSAILISGMGFFTDAYDLFCIPPVSNLLGKIYYKKDNHGMLPIQVKALVNGTALFGALAGQLFFGWLGDRMGRKKVYGITLKLMVMSSIASGFSLGCSRKSVLTCLCFSRFWLGFGIGGDYPLSATIMSEYANTKSRGAFMAAVFSMQGLGIIAGSIVAIIVSKCFGTGYAIPSEKQQDMVWRIILMFGAVPAGLTYYWRMKIHETARYTALVAKNARKAAADMSKVLHVDIEEDEDSVLSIESLEEQFGLFSLDFVKHHGLQLLGTTSTWFFVDVAFYSSSLLQVDLYRNTGLLQKSSEYKNPVHEVFLSARAQALVALWGTLPGYVFTIFLVDRIGRRIIQLVGFFFMSAFLFALAFAYKHWVNESKGGFIAIYSLIFFFTNFGPNTTTFIVPAELFPARLRSTCHGISAAAGKAGAIIGVLGFLYASETNDKNQDPFGVGENDHPRGIGQGDALIILAVASCLGFLCSFLIPETMGRSLEENEVQVSRSTDEVELQADFDKHNLI, from the coding sequence ATGGCGCTCAAAGTACTGTCTGCACTCGATAGAGCGACAACGCAGCTCTATCATTTCAGCGCAATACTTATCTCAGGCATGGGCTTCTTCACGGACGCCTACGACCTGTTTTGCATCCCGCCCGTTTCCAATTTGCTTGGAAAGATCTATTACAAGAAAGATAATCACGgtatgttacccattcaagtaaaAGCTTTGGTTAACGGAACAGCTTTATTCGGAGCACTGGCAGGCCAACTGTTCTTCGGATGGCTTGGCGACAGGATGGGGCGAAAGAAGGTCTATGGAATTACTCTCAAGTTGATGGTCATGAGTTCGATTGCTTCGGGCTTTTCCCTCGGCTGCTCTCGCAAGTCTGTATTGACATGCTTATGTTTTTCCAGGTTCTGGCTGGGGTTTGGCATTGGCGGGGACTATCCACTCTCTGCAACAATCATGTCGGAATACGCAAATACTAAGAGCAGAGGAGCTTTTATGGCTGCCGTATTTTCAATGCAGGGTCTTGGAATTATTGCTGGAAGCATAGTTGCTATTATTGTCAGCAAATGTTTTGGAACAGGGTACGCAATTCCATCCGAAAAGCAGCAGGACATGGTGTGGAGGATAATCCTGATGTTTGGAGCAGTTCCTGCAGGCTTAACATATTATTGGCGAATGAAAATTCACGAGACAGCTCGTTACACGGCGCTCGTGGCTAAAAACGCCAGGAAAGCAGCAGCGGATATGTCTAAAGTTCTTCATGTGGATATTGAGGAAGATGAAGACAGTGTTTTAAGTATCGAAAGCCTGGAGGAACAATTTGGGTTGTTTTCCTTGGATTTCGTAAAGCATCATGGGCTACAGCTGCTGGGCACTACATCCACTTGGTTTTTCGTGGACGTTGCATTTTACAGCAGTAGTTTGTTGCAGGTCGACTTATACCGCAATACAGGATTGTTGCAGAAATCGTCTGAATATAAAAATCCGGTGCATGAAGTTTTTCTGAGTGCGAGGGCGCAGGCGTTGGTTGCCTTGTGGGGAACTCTGCCGGGGTATGTATTCACCATTTTTCTAGTAGATCGTATTGGCCGGCGTATAATTCAGCTTGTTGGATTTTTTTTCATGTCAGCGTTTTTATTTGCCCTTGCCTTCGCATACAAACATTGGGTAAATGAATCGAAAGGAGGATTTATTGCGATTTATTCTCTGATATTTTTCTTTACTAACTTTGGTCCCAATACAACGACTTTTATTGTGCCGGCGGAGTTATTTCCTGCTCGACTGCGATCAACCTGCCATGGCATTTCTGCAGCTGCTGGAAAAGCAGGCGCCATAATTGGAGTACTCGGCTTCTTGTATGCATCGGAAACCAATGATAAGAACCAGGATCCATTTGGAGTTGGAGAAAATGACCATCCGAGGGGCATAGGACAGGGAGACGCCTTGATTATTCTTGCAGTAGCAAGCTGCCTCGGTTTTTTGTGCAGCTTTCTGATACCAGAAACAATGGGGAGGTCTTTGGAGGAAAACGAAGTACAGGTATCTCGATCTACAGATGAAGTGGAACTCCAGGCTGACTTTGACAAGCATAACTTAATATAA